One part of the Theropithecus gelada isolate Dixy chromosome 5, Tgel_1.0, whole genome shotgun sequence genome encodes these proteins:
- the TIGD4 gene encoding tigger transposable element-derived protein 4, protein MAEASADASTLPVTVKKKKSLSIEEKIDIINAVESGKKKAEIAAEYGIKKNSLSSIMKNKDKVLEAFESLRFDPKRKRLRTAFYTDLEEALMRWYRIAQCLNVPVNGPMLRLKANDFAQKLGHNDFKCSNGWLDRFKSRYGLVFRAQPVEATGVSVDPSTVWYQNVLPYYLNDYHPKNVFNIKETGLLYRMLPTNTFAFKGETCSVGKLCKDRITLVVGTNMDGSEKLPLLVIGKKRNPHCFKGLKSLPVCYEANRMAWMTSDVFEQWMRKLDEKFQAQQRRVVIFVESFPAHPEVKNLKSIELAFFPSCLSSKCIAMKQGIIKSLKIKYRHCLIKKFLSSVEGSKEFTFSLLDAVDTLHLCWRAVTPETIVKSYEEAGFKSQKGESDVTSAETDTGLDLVADAVGAGVEFPEGLSIEEYAALDDDLETCEAAPNGDSVCTKESKSDETGFYTSDEEDDDGSPGTELPLPSKSEAITALDTLKKFLRSQDMNDGLQNSLADLENFINSLSTK, encoded by the coding sequence ATGGCAGAAGCTTCTGCAGATGCCTCAACTCTGCCCGTaacagtgaagaaaaagaaaagcctatcCATTGAGGAAAAGATCGACATCATAAATGCAGTGGAAAGTGGcaagaaaaaagcagagattgcTGCTGAatatggaataaagaaaaattcattgtCTTCTATTATGAAGAATAAAGACAAAGTTCTAGAAGCCTTTGAATCTCTAAGATTTGATccaaagagaaaaagactgagaACTGCTTTTTATACAGATCTGGAAGAGGCATTAATGAGATGGTATCGAATTGCTCAGTGTCTAAATGTACCAGTTAATGGTCCGATGTTACGTCTAAAAGCAAATGATTTTGCCCAGAAACTGGGCCATAATGATTTTAAGTGCAGTAATGGTTGGCTGGATCGTTTTAAATCCAGGTATGGTTTAGTATTCAGAGCTCAACCTGTAGAAGCTACAGGTGTATCAGTAGACCCTTCGACTGTCTGGTACCAAAATGTACTTCCttattatttaaatgattatcatcctaaaaatgtttttaatataaaagagacTGGGCTGCTTTATCGAATGTTACCTACCAATACATTTGCATTTAAAGGTGAAACATGTTCAGTTGGAAAGTTATGCAAAGACAGAATAACTCTGGTGGTTGGCACAAACATGGATGGCTCAGAGAAACTTCCCTTGCTTGTaattggaaaaaagagaaatccaCATTGTTTCAAAGGTTTAAAATCATTACCTGTGTGTTATGAAGCTAACAGAATGGCATGGATGACCTCAGATGTATTTGAACAATGGATGCGAAAGCTTGATGAGAAATTTCAAGCCCAGCAACGAAGAGTGGTGATTTTTGTTGAGTCTTTTCCAGCACATCCAGAAGTAAAGAACCTGAAGTCCATTGAGTTAGCATTCTTTCCATCATGTTTATCTTCCAAATGTATAGCTATGAAACAAGGCATTATTAAAAGCCTTAAAATCAAATATCGACACTGTCTTATCAAGAAATTTTTAAGCTCTGTTGAAGGTAGCaaagaatttacattttcactgCTAGATGCAGTTGATACATTGCATCTTTGCTGGAGGGCTGTAACCCCAGAGACTATTGTTAAAAGCTATGAAGAGGCAGGATTCAAATCTCAAAAAGGAGAAAGTGACGTGACAAGTGCAGAGACGGATACTGGTCTGGATTTGGTTGCTGATGCTGTGGGGGCAGGAGTAGAATTTCCTGAAGGTTTATCTATAGAAGAGTATGCTGCCCTGGATGACGATTTGGAGACGTGTGAAGCAGCACCAAATGGTGATTCCGTATGTACCAAAGAAAGTAAATCAGATGAAACTGGATTTTACACTTCTGATGAAGAGGATGATGATGGATCTCCAGGAACTGAACTCCCTTTACCATCAAAATCTGAGGCAATAACTGCTTTAGATACTCTGAAAAAATTTCTTAGAAGTCAAGATATGAATGACGGACTTCAGAATTCTTTAGCAGACCTTGAAAATTTTATTAACTCTTTATCAACTAAGTAA